The Chloroflexota bacterium genome includes the window ATGGGATCCGATTCGAACCCCGCGTGGACGGCAAGCGTCTCGAAGTGACGCTTGCCCGGGTCGCTCACGGGTAGCGGCGGGCTATCGGGTACGCGGGAAGCCGAGGTCGACCTTGCTGGTGCCCGGGTCGGGCCAGCGGGCGGTGACCACCTTGGCGCGGGTATAGAACTGGATGCCCTCGGGACCGTACATGTGCAGGTCCCCGAACAGCGAGTTCCTCCAGCCGCCGAACGAGTAGTACGCGACCGGGACCGGGATCGGGACGTTGATGCCCACCATGCCCACGTCGATGTCGAACTGGAACTGGCGGGCCGCCCCGCCATCCCGGGTGAAGATTGCCGTGCCGTTGGCATACGGGTTGTCATTGATCAGGCCCACCGCATCGGCGTACGAGTCAGCACGCACGACCTCCATCACCGGGCCGAAGATCTCGTTGCGGTAGCAGTCCATGTCGGGCGTGACCTTGTCCAGCAGCGACACGCCCAGGAAGAAGCCTTTGCCGTCCTGGTACAGCGGATGCTCGCGGCCGTCGACGACCAGGTCGGCCCCCTGGGCCGGCCCGCTGTCGAGGTAGGTGGCCACCTTGTCGCGATGCTCGCGGGTGATCAGCGGTCCCATCTCGGCCCCCGGCTCGTCACCGGGCGCGACCTTGATTTTCGGGAGGCGGAGCTTGATGGCATCGACCAGCGGTTCGGCCACGCCGCCCACGGCGACCACGACACTGATGGCCATGCAGCGCTCGCCGGCTGAGCCGTACGCTGCGGAGACCGCAGCATCGGCGGCCATGTCGATGTCCGCGTCGGGCAGGACCACCATGTGGTTCTTGGCACCGCCCAGGGCCTGGACCCGCTTCCCGTGGCGAGTGCCGGTCTCGTAGATGTGGCGCGCCACCGGCGTGGAGCCCACGAAGCTCACCGCCGCGATGCCCGGGTGCTCGAGGATGGCGTCGACCGCGACCTTGTCGCCTTGCACGACGTTGAACACCCCGTCCGGGACGCCGGCCTCCTTGAGCAGCTCACCGAGATAGACCGATGCGGACGGGTCCTTCTCCGACGGCTTCAGGACGAAGGTATTCCCGCACGCGATGGCGTTGCCGAACATCCACATCGGGACCATGGCCGGGAAGTTGAACGGCGTGATGCCGGCGGCCACGCCGAGCGGCTGGCGGATCTGGTACACGTCGATCCCGCCGCTCACTTGCTCGCTGAACGAGCCCTTGAGCAGGTGCGGGACGCCGGTCGCGAACTCCAGGTTTTCCAGGCCGCGGGCCACCTCGCCCATGGCGTCGGTGTGGACCTTGCCGTGCTCGGCGGTGAGGAAGGCGGCGATGTCGCCCCGGTGCTGGTCGACCAGGTTGCGGATGCGGAACAGGATCTCGGTGCGGCGGCTCAGGGACGTCGCGCGCCATGCCGGAAAGGCGGCCGCGGCAGCTTTGACTGCGGCGTCAACTTCCTCGACCGATGCGAAGTCGACCTCGCGCGCCAGCTGCCCGGTGGCCGGGTTGTAGACCGGGCCCCTGCGCCCCGAGGTGCCGGCCACGCGCTTGCCGCCGATCCAGTGGCTGACGCGCTCCAACGCCGGCCCCTTGGCCTGGTCAGCGGTGGGCGGCTGGGCAAGACGGGTCATACGTTGAACGGCTCCTGTTCGGTGCCGCTCAAGGGTACTGCGCCGCGCCCCCTGCGGCTATCGGTACCCGTGGGTCTCACCACGGCGGACGACGACCTCGGGGTGGGTGGCGCGCCAGTCGTAGTCGGCGACCTGCTCCTCCGCACCGAGGATCCCAGCCTCGCGCAGCCACGCGTCGTTGTAGAGCTTGCCGATGTAGTTGCGCCCCGAATCGGGCAGCAGCACCACGAATAGCGAATCGGGATCGTCCAGGTCCCGGGCAAGTTGCAACGCAGCCCACAGCGCGGTCCCGCCCGACTCCCCGACCAGGATGCCCTCGGCCTTGGTGGCGGCTCGAGCGGTGAGGAAGGCATCGCGGTCCGACACGCGCACGATGACATCGGCCATGTCGGGGTCGTAGGTGCCCGGCCAGAAGTCCTCGCCGACGCCCTCGGTCAGGTAGGGCCGGATCGGTCCACCGCTGAAGACCGAGCCCTCCGTATCGGCGCCGACCACCACCAGGTCAGGCTTCTGCTCCTTCAGGAAGCGGCCCGCTCCCGAGATGGTGCCGCCGGTCCCCAAGCCGGCGACGAAATGCGTGATCCGCCCCTCGGTTGCTTCCCAAATCTCGGGTCCGGTGGTCAGGTAGTGCGCCTCCGGGTTGGCGGGGTTCGAGTACTGGTCCGGCTTCCAGGCGCCTGGCGTCTCGCGCATCAGACGGTCGCTGACCTTGTAGTAGCTCCGCTCGTCCTCGGGATCGACGTCGGTGGGGCAGACCACCACCTCGGCACCGTAGGCGCGCAGCAACGCCCGCTTCTCCTCGCTCTGCTTGTCGGCCATCACGAAGATGCACCGATACCCCTTCACCGCGGCCGCCATGGCCAGTCCGACCCCGGTGTTGCCACTGGTGGGCTCCACGATCACGCCACCCGGCTTGAGCAGCCCTGCTCGCTCGGCGGCCTCGATCATGGGCAGTGCGATTCGATCCTTGACCGATCCGCCCGGATTGAAGGCCTCGAGCTTGGCAACGATGCGGGGCGTGACCCCCTCCGCCAGTCGGTCCAGCGCCACGATGGGCGTGCCGCCCACCGCCGCGGTGATGGAGGGCAGGACGCCCGGCCACTCAGCCAGTCTGGGGCTCCAGGGCGTCAGGCTGCGCTTCGACGGCCTGGCGCGCTTCCACCTCCGCGAGGTACGCGCCGGGCGTCCCCCACCCCCGGGCGTGCCGAATGATGATCACGGCTGCGCCGATCACCGCCGCGCCCACGCCGATGAGGATGGCCACCGGAATGCCGCCCACCTCCCAGTTCCCGGTACGGAAGGTCTCCAACACGGTCCGCACCGACCCGTACCACACGAAATACAGCATCGCGACGTCGCCGTCGTACAGGCGGCGGGCGAAGCGGCGGCCGACCCACAGCAGGACCCCCATCCCAACCAGGTTCAGGATCGCCTCGTAGGCGAACAGGGGGTGGAACAACGTGGAATCGACCGGGTACTGGTCAAGGTTGGTCCAGGGTGGGACGCGGTGTCCCTGGTCGATCGGAATGCCCCACGGCAGGTCGGTGGGGGGCCCGTACAGCTCCTGGTTGACGAAGTTGCCGATGCGGCCGATGGCCTGGGCCAGGAGCATGGCCGGCGCCCCGATGTCGATC containing:
- a CDS encoding CoA-acylating methylmalonate-semialdehyde dehydrogenase, translated to MTRLAQPPTADQAKGPALERVSHWIGGKRVAGTSGRRGPVYNPATGQLAREVDFASVEEVDAAVKAAAAAFPAWRATSLSRRTEILFRIRNLVDQHRGDIAAFLTAEHGKVHTDAMGEVARGLENLEFATGVPHLLKGSFSEQVSGGIDVYQIRQPLGVAAGITPFNFPAMVPMWMFGNAIACGNTFVLKPSEKDPSASVYLGELLKEAGVPDGVFNVVQGDKVAVDAILEHPGIAAVSFVGSTPVARHIYETGTRHGKRVQALGGAKNHMVVLPDADIDMAADAAVSAAYGSAGERCMAISVVVAVGGVAEPLVDAIKLRLPKIKVAPGDEPGAEMGPLITREHRDKVATYLDSGPAQGADLVVDGREHPLYQDGKGFFLGVSLLDKVTPDMDCYRNEIFGPVMEVVRADSYADAVGLINDNPYANGTAIFTRDGGAARQFQFDIDVGMVGINVPIPVPVAYYSFGGWRNSLFGDLHMYGPEGIQFYTRAKVVTARWPDPGTSKVDLGFPRTR
- the lgt gene encoding prolipoprotein diacylglyceryl transferase is translated as MFIDPIALRIGPFNIHWYGILFAVAAVAAAWLATREARRRGEDPERVWTMLLVAAVGGIIGSRLYHVIHQWEFYSADPALIPQVWNGGLGIPGGVAGGMVVLFAYTRFNHLNFLRWIDIGAPAMLLAQAIGRIGNFVNQELYGPPTDLPWGIPIDQGHRVPPWTNLDQYPVDSTLFHPLFAYEAILNLVGMGVLLWVGRRFARRLYDGDVAMLYFVWYGSVRTVLETFRTGNWEVGGIPVAILIGVGAAVIGAAVIIIRHARGWGTPGAYLAEVEARQAVEAQPDALEPQTG